Below is a genomic region from Candidatus Diapherotrites archaeon.
TTTTGCGGGTTTTGTTGAAAATCATCCGCAAGAATTAGTGCGCCCCGCTTAAAATGTTTTTGTGTGCCTGCACTGCGGCCGGTGCGGCGGCTTTTTGTTCTATTTACTTTTTGTCTTTGAGCAGTGACAGTTCGGGCACGATTATTTCCTCGATGAGGCTTTTCGAGTATTTCGGCGACTGCTTTTCTTTGGCAGGATGCGGCATCCGCCTTTCAATCCTGCCGAGCCTTTTCCTCAGCACGCCCAGTATTTTTTCCATTCCGCGGATTTTCCTGTCCGAAACGCTTCCTGCTTGGCTTTTTGGCATTTGTACCAACAAAACAATCGCTTTCAGGCTTTTAAATGATATCCTTTTAAAAGCTATTAAAAGAATAAACTTTACAACCGGCTTCGGAAAAAAAACCGGTTTTTTTTTGGTGCGGCCAAATGGAACTATCCTCGGTTGCTTTCATTCCCGACGGAAACAGGCGGTATGCCGTCAGCAATGGCATTTCCCTGGCGGAAAGCTATGCCTTGGGCACGCAGAAGGCATGGGATGTGGTCAAATGGCTTTCAGATTACCCGAAAATAAGGGTGGGCACGTTTTACACGCTTTCCCTGGAAAACCTCACGCGCAAAAAATCCGAGCTCAAGCTGCTTTTCAAAATCTTCGAGAAACAGCTGGACAGGGTTGAAGGCAACAGCCTGCTTGAAGAGCACCAGGTGAAACTGAACTTTGTCGGTCGCACGGACCTCCTGCCGAAAATAGTGCAGGACAAAATCGCAAAGGCCGAGAAATGCACGGAAAACTTTTCCGACAAGACAATAAACTTGGCAATCGGCTACAATGGCCGGACCGAAATAGTCGACGCGGCCAAGGCAATCGCCCAAAAATTCGCGCGCGGAAAAATAAGCCTCGACCAGATAGACGAGGACTCGTTCAAGGACTACCTGTACAGGGGCTCTTTCGACCCGGACATGATAATCAGGACTTCCGGCACGCAGCGCCTTTCAGGCTTTCTCACATACCAGAGCGTTTACTCCGAACTCTACTTCTGCGACAAGTTCTGGCCCGAATTCTCGCGCACCGACCTTGACAGGGCGATTGCGGACTACGATGA
It encodes:
- the uppS gene encoding di-trans,poly-cis-decaprenylcistransferase, encoding MELSSVAFIPDGNRRYAVSNGISLAESYALGTQKAWDVVKWLSDYPKIRVGTFYTLSLENLTRKKSELKLLFKIFEKQLDRVEGNSLLEEHQVKLNFVGRTDLLPKIVQDKIAKAEKCTENFSDKTINLAIGYNGRTEIVDAAKAIAQKFARGKISLDQIDEDSFKDYLYRGSFDPDMIIRTSGTQRLSGFLTYQSVYSELYFCDKFWPEFSRTDLDRAIADYDERQRRFGK